One Spirochaeta cellobiosiphila DSM 17781 DNA window includes the following coding sequences:
- the cas5e gene encoding type I-E CRISPR-associated protein Cas5/CasD — protein sequence MKYLLLWLEGPFQSWGVDSKFWRRDSLDFPTKSGLFGLYLSALGARGSQEDLLAQLAEYKQNIFAYWKTENQTSTLIDFHMVGSGYDSKNSWQKNMIPKTIEGKSAVGGGAKLTYRYYLQDMAFGVIQELEDDLSYLIGKSLREPVFDLYLGRKNCIPSEILYRGEYDYYNEAEIELKKIVESISSDDHNLELHKSFHIKDGAFEDEGEVLTLNDIPIRFGRLKSYRDRQVTLVNYE from the coding sequence ATGAAGTATTTACTTCTATGGTTAGAAGGTCCTTTTCAGAGCTGGGGTGTAGACTCAAAATTCTGGCGTAGGGATTCACTAGACTTTCCCACAAAATCAGGCCTCTTCGGTCTTTATTTATCAGCCCTTGGGGCTAGAGGGAGTCAGGAAGATCTATTAGCACAGCTCGCAGAGTATAAGCAGAATATATTTGCTTACTGGAAGACGGAGAACCAAACCAGTACTTTGATAGATTTTCATATGGTAGGTAGTGGGTATGACAGCAAGAATTCTTGGCAAAAAAATATGATTCCCAAGACTATTGAAGGAAAGTCCGCGGTAGGTGGGGGGGCAAAGTTGACTTACCGTTACTATTTACAGGATATGGCTTTTGGCGTGATTCAGGAACTAGAGGATGATCTTAGTTATCTTATAGGGAAATCCTTACGAGAACCTGTATTTGATCTGTATCTAGGTCGTAAGAACTGTATACCTAGTGAGATCCTCTATCGAGGAGAATATGATTACTATAATGAGGCTGAGATAGAGTTGAAAAAAATAGTAGAAAGCATATCCTCTGATGATCATAATCTTGAGCTTCATAAAAGCTTTCATATCAAAGACGGTGCTTTTGAGGATGAGGGAGAAGTTTTGACTCTTAACGATATTCCAATTAGATTTGGTCGCTTAAAATCCTACCGAGATAGACAGGTAACTCTTGTGAATTATGAGTGA
- the cas1e gene encoding type I-E CRISPR-associated endonuclease Cas1e, translated as MSEEKNKRLFIKINRNNLPQVKDKYPFIYLERGRLEIDDSSVKWIDSEANLVRLPIAMLNAILLGPGTSITHEAVKVITASNCMICWVGEDSMLFYAVGQSPTSDTRNMRKQMELAINGKKRVEVARRMFSRRFPQENVSQKSLKELMGMEGLRVRRLYESKAKEYGVGWKGRQYTPGKFELGDLTNQILTSSNAALYGILTSAIYSLGYSPHVGFVHSGSPLPFVYDMADLYKEDLCIDLAFSLTYEMGGKYNKHRVVEDFRKRVIQNKLLENIGKDITMALGK; from the coding sequence ATGAGTGAGGAAAAGAATAAAAGACTATTTATCAAGATAAATAGAAACAATCTTCCTCAAGTGAAGGATAAATATCCATTTATTTATCTGGAACGAGGGAGATTGGAGATCGATGATAGTAGTGTCAAATGGATTGATAGTGAAGCAAACCTTGTTCGTCTTCCTATAGCTATGCTTAATGCTATTCTTCTTGGTCCTGGAACCAGTATAACTCATGAAGCTGTTAAGGTTATAACAGCTTCTAATTGTATGATCTGTTGGGTAGGTGAGGATAGTATGCTTTTCTATGCTGTTGGTCAAAGTCCTACCTCAGATACTAGAAATATGAGAAAACAAATGGAACTTGCCATAAATGGAAAGAAACGTGTTGAAGTAGCCAGAAGGATGTTTTCCAGAAGATTTCCTCAAGAAAATGTCAGTCAAAAATCTTTAAAAGAGTTAATGGGTATGGAAGGATTGAGAGTTAGAAGATTATATGAGTCTAAAGCAAAGGAATATGGTGTTGGTTGGAAAGGACGTCAGTACACTCCAGGAAAATTTGAGCTGGGAGATTTGACCAATCAGATTCTGACTTCTTCCAACGCCGCCCTCTATGGCATACTGACATCAGCTATCTATTCTCTGGGATATTCTCCTCATGTTGGATTTGTTCATTCTGGTAGCCCATTACCCTTTGTTTATGATATGGCAGACTTGTATAAAGAAGATCTATGTATAGATCTTGCATTCTCTTTGACTTATGAAATGGGAGGCAAATACAATAAACATAGAGTGGTAGAGGACTTCAGGAAACGTGTTATTCAAAACAAATTGCTGGAAAATATTGGAAAGGATATTACCATGGCTTTAGGAAAGTAA
- the cas2e gene encoding type I-E CRISPR-associated endoribonuclease Cas2e, which produces MVVVIANNLPPAVRGRMKLWFVEPRANVFVSGIKDSVAEGVIKYLFESCPANSGLLVMQRINKAPYYKIWGMGDPKHRIAEIDGLQLIFEKLGMD; this is translated from the coding sequence GTGGTTGTGGTTATAGCCAATAATTTACCGCCAGCTGTCAGAGGTAGAATGAAACTCTGGTTTGTGGAGCCTAGAGCTAATGTCTTTGTCTCTGGAATAAAGGATAGTGTGGCAGAAGGTGTGATCAAATACCTCTTTGAATCCTGTCCTGCTAATTCAGGTCTTCTGGTGATGCAGAGAATTAATAAAGCTCCTTATTATAAAATATGGGGTATGGGCGATCCAAAGCATAGGATTGCAGAAATTGATGGATTACAACTGATCTTTGAAAAATTAGGGATGGATTAG
- a CDS encoding ankyrin repeat domain-containing protein — MCSGRNILADAGADVNQQNNDEATPLTIAIEKGKDRAVKMLLEKGADPNLTDKYIELLCKHGASKNVKAIQKYSEVEVGDTPVTLADKLGNTEIIDLLK; from the coding sequence TTGTGCAGCGGAAGAAACATTCTTGCTGATGCGGGAGCTGACGTAAACCAACAAAACAACGATGAGGCAACCCCACTAACAATAGCTATTGAAAAAGGTAAGGACAGAGCTGTAAAAATGCTATTAGAGAAAGGTGCCGATCCCAATTTAACAGATAAATATATAGAACTATTATGCAAACATGGTGCGTCAAAAAATGTTAAAGCGATTCAAAAGTATAGTGAAGTAGAAGTAGGTGATACCCCGGTAACACTAGCAGATAAGCTTGGAAATACAGAGATTATAGATTTGCTGAAATAA
- a CDS encoding leucine-rich repeat protein has protein sequence MIKKIYIILLLLSFWGCKNPIEPTLDPKPEQPKPEQPKPVEPKPVEVIIHYDANGGSGHMADQLSTLHTPTKLSSNIFTKEGYSFLGWSRTSGDDRDFDFFKNGSFTPRSEYITLYAKWTDEYNSDSYSFFKEEGLIYTYHSGIVSVGLNDEDLAGDIVIPSHIKGYPVTYIEDRAFKDGKNLTKVTIPNSVTSIGKEAFARCTSLEEISLPNNLKTLKAGTFENCTSLKGINIPPSVTSLGGNLFMGCTNLTTATIPEGITELPSYLFFDCSNLTTVTIPSTVRVIGAAFRYCSSLDNVKLPEGLVKLEKFAFNGCESLRSINIPSSVKSISSHTFTNCRSLLSIDFPEGVNVVGNSTFSGCTSLETVTLRSVTSIGASVFSGCSSLKMLNLHQDTPPNTNSSFPWDVSDCEVHVNSTATGFNTGGWIDTTIFTRIVKNL, from the coding sequence ATGATTAAAAAAATATATATAATCTTACTATTGCTCTCCTTTTGGGGATGTAAGAATCCTATAGAGCCGACTCTAGATCCGAAACCTGAACAGCCGAAGCCTGAACAGCCGAAACCGGTAGAGCCGAAACCGGTAGAAGTCATTATACACTACGATGCCAATGGTGGATCTGGGCATATGGCTGATCAATTAAGCACTCTCCATACCCCGACAAAGCTCTCTTCCAACATTTTCACGAAAGAGGGGTACAGCTTTCTGGGCTGGTCTAGAACTTCAGGAGATGATAGGGATTTCGATTTTTTTAAAAATGGTTCTTTCACCCCTAGATCTGAGTATATTACTCTTTATGCCAAATGGACTGATGAGTATAATTCGGACTCCTATTCTTTTTTTAAAGAGGAGGGACTTATTTATACTTATCATTCGGGAATTGTTTCAGTGGGTCTAAATGATGAAGATCTGGCCGGTGATATTGTAATCCCTTCCCATATAAAGGGATATCCTGTAACATATATTGAAGATAGGGCTTTCAAAGATGGAAAAAATCTAACCAAGGTTACCATTCCCAATTCTGTCACCTCCATAGGTAAAGAAGCTTTCGCTAGGTGCACCAGTCTAGAAGAGATTTCTCTTCCTAATAATTTAAAAACCCTAAAAGCGGGAACCTTCGAAAACTGTACTAGTTTAAAAGGCATAAATATCCCTCCCTCAGTTACTTCTCTAGGGGGTAATCTTTTTATGGGTTGTACAAATCTTACTACAGCCACCATTCCCGAGGGAATTACGGAACTTCCCTCCTATCTTTTTTTCGACTGTTCCAATTTAACGACTGTAACAATTCCCAGCACAGTTAGAGTTATAGGGGCGGCCTTTCGGTATTGCTCGTCTCTGGATAATGTTAAATTACCGGAGGGGTTAGTAAAACTGGAGAAATTTGCCTTTAATGGGTGTGAGAGTCTCCGTTCTATTAATATTCCTTCTTCCGTGAAAAGCATTAGTTCTCATACTTTTACAAATTGTAGATCCTTATTGAGTATTGATTTTCCTGAAGGTGTTAATGTTGTTGGAAATAGTACTTTTAGTGGCTGCACCAGTTTAGAGACTGTTACACTAAGATCTGTTACTTCCATAGGAGCCAGTGTCTTCTCAGGATGTTCAAGTCTTAAGATGTTAAATCTCCATCAGGATACTCCTCCAAACACTAATAGTTCTTTCCCCTGGGATGTATCTGACTGTGAGGTTCATGTTAATTCCACTGCTACCGGATTTAATACTGGGGGTTGGATAGATACAACAATTTTTACAAGGATTGTTAAAAATTTATAG
- a CDS encoding carbohydrate ABC transporter permease encodes MFTKQSFKQKLIIQILLATLGIIYIIPMANVVISSFGGGGIKNYTYLFTSGFPITRMIFNSFLVSILQIILIISVSSLSAFAFSKISFKGRDLIYLLVILTMSISILCFISPLFRTMKVLGWMNTYKALVFPAATFWMPVAILIQKNYFDSLGREYLEAVMIEGGGYFKAWSYVYLPLSKPAAANVIVFAFINSWNDYLNPLLFSRTDQMKTLPMAVVSLTSSIYGARPEVVFACLVIMAIPSVCVYLLLQDQLGEGMTAGALKG; translated from the coding sequence GTGTTTACCAAACAATCATTTAAACAAAAATTAATCATTCAGATTCTACTGGCCACACTGGGAATTATCTACATTATTCCTATGGCCAATGTGGTAATCTCTTCCTTTGGTGGTGGAGGGATAAAAAATTATACCTACCTTTTTACCTCTGGTTTTCCTATTACCCGGATGATATTCAACAGCTTCCTAGTTTCGATCCTACAGATCATACTGATTATCTCCGTCTCTTCTCTGTCCGCCTTTGCTTTTTCTAAAATAAGCTTTAAAGGAAGAGACCTGATTTATCTTCTAGTGATTCTAACCATGTCTATCTCAATCCTCTGTTTTATCTCTCCCCTTTTCAGAACAATGAAAGTGTTAGGATGGATGAATACCTATAAAGCTCTTGTATTTCCTGCGGCCACTTTCTGGATGCCCGTAGCCATTCTGATTCAAAAAAATTATTTCGATTCATTGGGACGGGAATATTTAGAAGCGGTAATGATTGAAGGTGGTGGATATTTTAAAGCCTGGAGTTATGTCTACCTTCCCCTTAGCAAGCCAGCCGCAGCTAATGTTATCGTATTTGCCTTTATCAATTCATGGAATGACTACCTCAATCCATTACTGTTCTCAAGAACGGATCAGATGAAAACCCTCCCTATGGCGGTAGTGTCTCTAACGTCCTCCATCTACGGCGCCCGACCTGAAGTGGTCTTCGCCTGTTTGGTCATTATGGCCATCCCTTCGGTTTGTGTGTATCTTCTGCTCCAGGATCAGTTAGGTGAAGGAATGACGGCAGGAGCATTAAAAGGGTGA
- a CDS encoding carbohydrate ABC transporter permease, which translates to MPETMEFRGIKNYALLFSDPVFYKAIINVILFMIFTVSLQMFGGLIIALLLRSRMTGSRFYKALFYIPVTLSTVVIARTFMGVYEPYFGLLNTFLRFIGQDALTRSWLGDPSTALWAIIVTNIFQWTGAQMVFYIAGLTTIDDAIFEAAQIDGAGFWQSFFHIVWPSLWPTHTTVIILGVVGAVKTFDIVWLLTQGGPGNATQFPATMLYQSVVQNSQAGYGAAISVVMILFSITLSIVQIWFNKKKREG; encoded by the coding sequence ATGCCCGAAACCATGGAATTCCGGGGCATAAAAAATTATGCACTCCTCTTCTCTGATCCTGTTTTTTACAAAGCGATCATCAATGTGATTCTTTTTATGATTTTTACCGTATCCCTTCAGATGTTCGGGGGATTAATAATAGCCCTTCTTTTGCGCTCTCGAATGACAGGAAGCCGTTTTTACAAAGCTCTGTTTTATATCCCTGTAACCCTTTCCACAGTAGTTATCGCCCGTACGTTCATGGGCGTTTACGAGCCCTATTTTGGACTGTTAAATACCTTTCTGAGATTTATCGGCCAGGATGCTCTAACCAGAAGTTGGCTGGGGGATCCTTCTACTGCACTTTGGGCTATTATTGTGACCAATATCTTTCAATGGACGGGAGCCCAGATGGTTTTCTATATTGCTGGTTTAACCACTATTGACGATGCCATTTTTGAAGCAGCCCAGATCGATGGAGCCGGATTCTGGCAATCCTTTTTTCATATTGTATGGCCCTCTTTATGGCCTACACATACTACAGTGATCATACTAGGGGTCGTCGGTGCTGTGAAGACCTTCGATATTGTATGGCTTTTGACGCAAGGGGGGCCGGGCAATGCTACCCAGTTTCCTGCAACCATGCTCTATCAATCGGTAGTACAGAATTCCCAGGCAGGCTATGGTGCGGCCATCAGTGTGGTCATGATTTTATTCAGTATTACCCTATCTATTGTGCAGATATGGTTTAACAAGAAAAAGAGGGAGGGATAA
- a CDS encoding ABC transporter substrate-binding protein, translated as MKKRNQIATVFLLIVMALPMWANGSSESSDSASSDKVVLTWWTWTIPTEEDFTVLKEGFEKKYPNIELQYSVNQMDDYKQKLQVEFASGAGPDVISMQPGSLLNKYKPFLMDLSEPVADTLDQLVPAVVDNAKKYSGANKIYLAPLGTSSTMFIYYNATYFEQAGITSIPNDLDSLLVTIEKLKKTFPNKLPLTIGLKDGWFNGDVFSLLANMVEPGITEKADKGEIKWNDPQFVKAMEVLRKLVKLGVIDKNALGVSVYEDSIGMWADGKAVMHVNGGWAIGMLSNPSNVNEKGIPYADRRGGRATDNDIFGAFAVPNFAGGDPVVLGGIDIGLSLNKNLLKDKAKLDAALKLLDYMLVSEGRTYETGRPGAGLIPTLKNTSLNKSIYQDPASSAGVDAIVNTTNNDLAGPRGVTNPAVFNQMGIVVQNVVAGKDIQDELDALQAVSEK; from the coding sequence GTGAAAAAAAGAAATCAAATTGCAACTGTTTTTTTACTGATTGTCATGGCTCTGCCGATGTGGGCAAACGGCTCTTCCGAAAGCTCTGACAGTGCATCCAGTGATAAAGTGGTTCTAACATGGTGGACATGGACAATACCTACAGAAGAGGATTTTACTGTACTCAAAGAAGGTTTTGAAAAGAAATACCCAAACATCGAATTACAGTACAGTGTGAATCAGATGGATGATTACAAACAAAAATTACAAGTAGAGTTCGCCTCGGGCGCCGGTCCAGATGTCATATCCATGCAGCCTGGCTCTCTTCTGAACAAATACAAACCCTTTCTAATGGATTTATCTGAACCTGTAGCGGACACACTAGACCAACTAGTTCCTGCTGTAGTGGATAATGCAAAAAAATATTCAGGTGCAAATAAAATATACCTAGCCCCTCTAGGGACTTCTTCCACAATGTTTATATATTACAATGCCACCTATTTTGAACAAGCGGGTATCACTTCTATACCCAACGACCTGGACAGCCTGTTGGTTACCATCGAAAAACTAAAGAAGACTTTCCCCAATAAACTTCCCCTTACCATTGGATTAAAAGATGGTTGGTTTAACGGAGATGTATTCTCCTTACTTGCTAATATGGTGGAACCAGGAATTACGGAAAAAGCCGACAAGGGAGAAATCAAGTGGAACGACCCCCAATTTGTGAAAGCAATGGAGGTTCTAAGAAAGCTAGTTAAGCTGGGAGTCATCGATAAAAACGCCCTTGGGGTCTCTGTTTACGAAGATTCCATCGGTATGTGGGCCGATGGAAAAGCGGTGATGCATGTAAACGGTGGATGGGCCATAGGTATGTTATCCAATCCCTCTAATGTCAATGAAAAGGGCATTCCCTATGCAGACAGAAGAGGAGGTCGGGCCACAGATAATGATATATTCGGAGCTTTTGCTGTTCCTAACTTTGCAGGAGGAGACCCTGTCGTTCTGGGAGGAATTGATATTGGACTCTCTTTAAACAAGAACCTGCTCAAAGATAAAGCCAAGCTGGATGCAGCGCTTAAACTACTCGACTATATGCTAGTGAGTGAAGGGCGAACTTATGAAACAGGAAGACCCGGTGCGGGACTCATCCCCACTCTTAAGAATACCTCTCTAAACAAATCTATCTACCAGGACCCCGCTTCTTCTGCCGGTGTGGATGCTATCGTCAATACCACTAATAATGATCTGGCTGGCCCCAGAGGGGTTACCAATCCTGCGGTTTTCAATCAAATGGGAATCGTTGTTCAAAATGTAGTTGCCGGTAAAGATATCCAGGATGAACTGGATGCCTTACAGGCTGTTTCTGAAAAATAA
- a CDS encoding LacI family DNA-binding transcriptional regulator: MTIKDVALEAKVSTATVSRVLNNRKVKQESKIRVEKAIEKLGYVPNALAQGLMQKKSKTIGTLITSMTNAYYMEITDVIEKRFGEMDSMLFLSSTDGKPEKEKRYLESLISRQVEGIIMIDPTIENFNNGLYHDISRRTPLILIHSFPALKEFWSVYVDQYKGMERVMNYLWDMGHRKIAFVRGFQGHSFDVKEKCWRDFYTAHQLEPDSRYLVSIPQANTDNAISMSSHACQEMLKLPPSDRPTAIFTCNDLMALGAINAASVLGMNIPDELSIIGHDNTNLSKSSNPQLTTVDMKLSTLGNQASNLLIQGLNHTENKQEVILIEPELIVRQSSGAVPL; encoded by the coding sequence TTGACTATCAAGGATGTTGCTTTAGAAGCGAAGGTTTCAACCGCGACTGTTTCGAGAGTACTAAATAACCGCAAGGTGAAACAGGAATCTAAAATCCGCGTGGAAAAAGCGATTGAAAAACTGGGTTATGTGCCCAATGCGTTGGCTCAGGGCTTAATGCAGAAAAAAAGTAAGACAATAGGAACCTTGATAACTTCTATGACTAATGCCTACTACATGGAAATTACCGATGTCATTGAGAAGCGATTCGGAGAAATGGATTCTATGTTATTTTTAAGTTCCACCGATGGTAAACCTGAAAAGGAAAAGAGATACCTGGAGAGCTTAATCTCCCGCCAGGTGGAAGGAATTATCATGATTGACCCTACCATAGAGAATTTCAACAATGGTCTCTACCATGATATCTCCCGCCGGACCCCTTTGATTCTGATTCATTCCTTTCCTGCCTTGAAAGAGTTCTGGTCCGTCTATGTGGATCAGTATAAGGGGATGGAACGGGTGATGAACTATTTATGGGATATGGGACATCGAAAGATCGCCTTTGTCCGGGGTTTTCAGGGCCATTCTTTCGATGTAAAAGAGAAATGCTGGCGTGATTTTTACACTGCTCATCAATTAGAACCAGACTCTCGCTACCTGGTTTCGATTCCTCAAGCCAATACAGACAATGCCATTAGTATGTCCTCCCATGCCTGTCAGGAAATGCTAAAGTTACCCCCTTCAGATCGTCCAACAGCGATCTTTACCTGTAATGATTTGATGGCTCTGGGGGCAATCAATGCCGCTTCTGTTTTAGGGATGAACATACCCGATGAACTATCGATCATTGGACACGATAACACCAATCTATCCAAAAGTAGTAATCCACAGCTGACTACAGTAGATATGAAACTCTCCACCCTGGGCAATCAGGCCTCCAATCTCTTAATACAGGGATTGAACCATACAGAGAACAAACAGGAAGTTATCCTGATAGAACCGGAACTAATCGTCAGACAATCTAGCGGTGCGGTTCCCTTATAA
- a CDS encoding alpha-galactosidase, with translation MGVSFDSEKKQFHLTTCHTSYIMEVLLGKHLVHHYWGQRVKIASAFELPLVEQSSFSPNPEPEHKEISFDTIPREFPDYGRSDYESPAIEVQLADGTHVIAPEYQSHRIQPGSVQPKGLPFIEAETGDSSETLVITLADSFSGLTIELYYTVLEKQDVITRKVVLTNQGEKPITIKRVMSATVDFFRDDHFEIINLYGAWAMERQVCRIPLGRHGHIIDSKRGSSSHEQNPFLALVRPETDEFRGEVYSMNLIYSGSFQAEASVNAHGKTRLQIGLNPIDFSWYLQPDEKFTSPEAVLVYSSRGLNGMSQIYHQLYRTRLYKGYWSKRERPILINNWEATYFDFDQDKIEQLIEESSRLGIELFVLDDGWFGKRNSDKSGLGDWWVNREKLPKGLKALSEAAHSRGMMFGLWFEPEMVSPDSDLYRSHPEWCLSVPGRYRSEGRNQLILDMGREEVQDYLYQRMTSIISENNINYIKWDMNRNMTEVGSPILSSERQKESSHRYILGLYRLLEKLISHFPEVLFESCSGGGGRFDPGMLYYMPQTWTSDNTDSVERLKIQWGTSYVYPPISMGAHVSACPNHQMGRTTSLKTRANVAMAGNMGYELDILTLSDREKKEILQQLSLYKKIRKTVQSGKFIRLRSPYGSASSAWMFLAEDQSEILLFFYLTLATPYNNFDKIRLTGLEEDSLYQDQSGQQYYGDYLMYSGLNLPELKGDFDSQLIIMNRIG, from the coding sequence ATGGGCGTAAGTTTTGATTCAGAAAAGAAACAGTTCCATCTGACAACCTGTCATACTAGTTACATTATGGAGGTTCTACTTGGAAAACATTTGGTTCATCATTACTGGGGACAAAGAGTAAAGATCGCTTCTGCATTTGAGTTACCCTTGGTTGAGCAATCCAGTTTTTCCCCTAATCCAGAACCGGAGCATAAGGAGATCTCCTTCGATACTATTCCTCGGGAATTTCCTGATTACGGGAGAAGTGATTATGAATCTCCTGCTATTGAGGTTCAATTAGCCGATGGGACTCATGTGATTGCTCCTGAATACCAAAGTCACCGGATTCAGCCAGGATCAGTACAGCCTAAAGGTTTACCCTTTATTGAAGCGGAAACTGGTGATTCATCGGAGACTCTGGTCATAACTTTAGCCGATTCCTTTTCTGGCCTAACTATAGAACTCTATTATACCGTACTGGAAAAACAGGATGTGATAACACGGAAGGTTGTTTTAACCAATCAGGGAGAAAAGCCTATTACCATCAAAAGAGTGATGAGTGCCACAGTAGACTTTTTTCGGGATGATCATTTTGAAATAATCAATCTCTATGGAGCCTGGGCCATGGAGCGGCAAGTCTGCAGGATACCCCTGGGACGGCATGGACATATCATTGATAGCAAAAGAGGTTCCAGTTCTCATGAACAAAATCCCTTCCTTGCCTTAGTAAGGCCCGAAACGGATGAATTCCGGGGTGAAGTCTATTCTATGAATCTCATTTACAGTGGTTCCTTTCAGGCGGAAGCATCGGTAAATGCCCATGGGAAGACCCGCTTACAAATCGGTTTAAACCCAATAGATTTTAGCTGGTACTTACAGCCTGATGAGAAGTTTACTTCTCCTGAGGCTGTATTGGTTTATTCCTCCCGAGGACTTAATGGAATGTCTCAGATTTATCACCAATTATACAGGACGCGCCTGTATAAAGGTTACTGGAGTAAGCGGGAACGTCCCATCCTAATTAATAACTGGGAGGCTACCTATTTTGATTTTGATCAGGATAAAATTGAGCAGTTGATAGAAGAAAGCTCCCGGCTTGGGATTGAACTGTTTGTTCTGGATGACGGATGGTTCGGGAAGCGTAACTCTGATAAATCGGGATTGGGAGATTGGTGGGTAAACCGGGAAAAACTTCCAAAAGGACTGAAAGCCTTAAGTGAGGCAGCCCATAGTCGGGGGATGATGTTTGGACTCTGGTTTGAGCCGGAGATGGTGTCCCCAGACAGTGATCTCTACCGGAGCCATCCAGAATGGTGCCTCTCTGTTCCTGGGCGTTATCGTTCCGAAGGGCGCAATCAGCTTATCCTGGATATGGGTAGGGAAGAAGTACAGGATTATCTCTACCAGAGGATGACCAGTATCATATCTGAAAACAACATAAATTACATAAAATGGGATATGAACCGTAATATGACAGAAGTAGGATCTCCCATTCTTTCTTCAGAGAGACAGAAAGAAAGCTCTCACCGCTATATTTTGGGATTATATCGCTTATTGGAAAAGTTGATATCCCATTTTCCCGAGGTTCTCTTTGAAAGCTGTTCTGGGGGAGGCGGCCGGTTTGATCCTGGAATGCTCTATTATATGCCACAGACCTGGACTAGCGACAACACGGATAGTGTGGAACGCTTGAAGATCCAGTGGGGGACCTCTTATGTCTATCCTCCTATCTCTATGGGGGCCCATGTTTCGGCCTGCCCTAACCACCAGATGGGACGCACCACTTCTTTGAAAACAAGAGCCAATGTAGCCATGGCGGGAAACATGGGGTATGAACTGGATATCCTGACACTGTCAGACAGGGAAAAGAAAGAGATTCTTCAACAGCTAAGCTTATATAAAAAGATTAGAAAAACAGTACAGAGTGGTAAATTTATTCGTTTACGATCCCCGTATGGAAGTGCAAGCAGCGCCTGGATGTTCCTTGCTGAAGATCAATCGGAGATCCTATTGTTTTTCTATCTGACACTGGCTACTCCCTACAACAATTTTGACAAAATTAGATTGACCGGGCTAGAAGAAGACAGCCTTTATCAGGACCAGAGTGGACAACAATACTATGGAGATTATCTGATGTACTCCGGCCTTAATCTACCAGAATTGAAAGGAGATTTCGACTCTCAATTGATTATTATGAATAGGATTGGTTAA
- a CDS encoding autorepressor SdpR family transcription factor: MNDLFKALADPTRRSILDLLKRGDKSAGEIASSFNITGASISHHMTVLYQAGLVQKERKGQQIIYSLNTTVFQEIIEWIYKLKGDEDEIQ, translated from the coding sequence ATGAATGATCTCTTTAAAGCTCTCGCAGATCCCACAAGAAGATCTATACTGGATCTCCTCAAAAGGGGAGACAAGAGTGCTGGTGAGATCGCAAGCAGTTTTAATATTACCGGTGCATCCATTAGTCATCATATGACAGTTCTGTATCAAGCCGGTCTTGTCCAAAAAGAACGTAAAGGACAACAAATCATTTATTCACTAAACACCACTGTATTCCAGGAAATCATAGAGTGGATTTACAAATTAAAAGGAGACGAAGATGAAATTCAATAA
- a CDS encoding SdpI family protein — protein MKFNKWVIVITVLTLGVIAWFYKQLPEQIPTHFNIKGEVDDWGPRNVIWLFGFLPVVIYMLLFFIPRIDPRKENYKKHIKSYSFLAFTVFLFLIVLGQFMLFYSLGYDLNIKTFLGISIGILFILTGNYLPRARQNYTYGIRTPWTLANEVSWTKTHRVGGFGFVVSGFFLFIAGFFTNSRAFVISTLFIPVLIIGLFVYSYIIYKLDTK, from the coding sequence ATGAAATTCAATAAATGGGTGATCGTCATTACAGTTTTAACTCTTGGTGTTATAGCATGGTTTTACAAGCAGCTTCCTGAACAGATTCCTACCCACTTTAATATAAAGGGAGAGGTAGACGATTGGGGGCCTCGTAATGTTATCTGGTTATTCGGGTTCCTTCCTGTTGTTATATATATGTTGCTGTTCTTCATTCCCAGGATCGATCCCCGTAAGGAAAACTATAAAAAGCATATCAAAAGCTACTCATTTTTAGCATTTACTGTTTTTCTTTTTTTAATCGTCCTTGGACAGTTCATGCTTTTTTATTCACTAGGGTATGACCTTAACATAAAAACCTTTTTAGGTATTTCTATTGGAATCCTTTTTATTCTGACAGGTAATTATCTTCCTAGAGCCCGACAAAATTACACCTACGGAATTAGAACTCCTTGGACTCTTGCTAATGAAGTGTCCTGGACCAAAACTCACCGAGTTGGAGGTTTCGGCTTTGTTGTTTCTGGTTTTTTCCTATTCATAGCAGGATTCTTTACTAATTCAAGGGCTTTTGTCATTTCTACACTTTTCATTCCTGTCCTGATTATAGGCCTGTTTGTATACTCTTATATCATCTATAAGCTTGATACCAAGTAA